Proteins from one Deinococcus radiopugnans ATCC 19172 genomic window:
- a CDS encoding peroxiredoxin-like family protein, giving the protein MLNLAFADQQLNTALRLMQGQIVGLRSGVLPPWSVSLIAQGVHPVTIAEAQQVGGSLQGALEFLLDRGYLGRAQLDGVAQERALSALLPLAWQTSMTSSALWADAPSELPLNSTSTQQIIETAERHAALLTREERALKPSSRFSANPLSVSTMVGNEDKERVYHAAMRGLSLGEMSQRLPQRWDTLTQTVSRLLREGALRPQNAAAPREVADALKAGQAAPDFCLPDLAGGELRLSALRGQPVWLVFNRQSTCAMCNPHHAKIIAMHELLRARGVQIVSVWGSPLEDLSSGIGRQRPPYPVLADPNDETYDRYGLRMSLKGTLDPRNLSTMIQGFRMMGASALKDDGELLRMPAEFLIGADGVIETAHYNSYGSDWLPMERVLSWADQQTVPDRH; this is encoded by the coding sequence GTGTTGAACCTCGCATTCGCCGATCAGCAGTTGAACACGGCACTCCGGCTGATGCAGGGGCAGATCGTGGGACTGAGGAGCGGCGTGCTGCCCCCCTGGAGCGTGTCATTGATCGCCCAGGGGGTGCATCCGGTCACCATTGCCGAGGCGCAACAGGTGGGCGGCAGCCTGCAGGGTGCGCTGGAATTCCTGCTGGACCGGGGGTACCTGGGGCGCGCGCAATTGGACGGGGTGGCGCAGGAGCGTGCACTTTCAGCCCTGCTGCCGCTGGCCTGGCAAACCAGCATGACCAGTTCAGCCCTCTGGGCCGACGCTCCATCCGAACTGCCGCTCAATAGCACGTCCACGCAGCAGATCATCGAGACGGCTGAGCGCCACGCTGCCTTGCTGACCCGGGAGGAACGCGCGCTCAAGCCTTCTTCCCGCTTCAGCGCCAACCCCCTGTCGGTGTCAACGATGGTGGGAAACGAGGACAAGGAGCGGGTGTATCACGCAGCGATGCGGGGACTGAGCCTGGGGGAAATGTCGCAGCGGCTGCCGCAGCGCTGGGACACCCTGACCCAGACGGTAAGCCGGCTGCTGCGCGAGGGGGCCTTGCGTCCGCAGAACGCCGCCGCCCCACGCGAGGTGGCCGACGCGTTGAAGGCTGGACAGGCCGCGCCGGATTTCTGTCTGCCGGATCTGGCCGGGGGAGAACTGCGCCTGAGCGCTCTGCGCGGTCAGCCGGTGTGGCTGGTCTTTAACCGCCAGAGCACCTGCGCCATGTGCAATCCTCATCACGCCAAGATCATCGCCATGCATGAACTGCTGCGTGCGCGCGGCGTACAGATCGTCTCGGTGTGGGGCAGCCCGCTGGAAGACCTGTCGAGCGGCATCGGCAGACAGCGCCCGCCGTACCCGGTGCTGGCCGATCCGAACGACGAGACCTATGACCGGTATGGCCTGCGCATGAGCCTTAAGGGCACTCTGGATCCCCGCAACCTGTCGACGATGATTCAGGGTTTCCGCATGATGGGCGCCAGCGCCCTCAAGGACGACGGCGAACTGCTGCGGATGCCCGCCGAATTTCTGATCGGCGCTGACGGCGTGATCGAGACCGCGCACTACAACAGTTACGGCAGTGACTGGCTGCCCATGGAACGGGTGCTGTCCTGGGCTGACCAGCAGACGGTTCCTGACCGTCACTAA
- a CDS encoding NUDIX domain-containing protein: MPDHRTRPVNFVGAAGVIVNRCDELLLLRRVGAEHWGLVTGISELGEALPDTLRREALEEVGLSLGRVELLELLSPAGLAQVANGDEFYAYTALFRVTEWSGTPVPDGVEIAEARFFSRNDLPPLNRLGRKAQQWLA, from the coding sequence GTGCCGGATCATCGCACGCGGCCCGTGAATTTCGTGGGCGCGGCGGGCGTCATCGTCAACCGTTGCGACGAACTGCTGCTCCTGCGGCGCGTGGGGGCCGAGCACTGGGGGCTGGTCACGGGCATCAGCGAGCTGGGCGAGGCGCTGCCCGACACCCTCCGGCGCGAGGCGTTGGAGGAAGTGGGCCTGAGCCTGGGGAGGGTGGAGTTGCTGGAACTGCTCAGCCCTGCCGGACTCGCGCAGGTGGCGAACGGCGACGAGTTCTACGCCTATACCGCCCTGTTCCGCGTGACCGAGTGGAGTGGAACCCCGGTGCCGGACGGCGTGGAAATTGCCGAAGCGCGGTTCTTTTCAAGGAATGATCTGCCGCCTCTAAACCGGCTGGGCCGCAAAGCGCAGCAGTGGCTGGCGTGA
- a CDS encoding carbohydrate ABC transporter permease, with the protein MSAEAATPARLSPLDRAGRALGLSALIVGGFFPLVWMVLTSLKTEAELQKFPVQYLPGALDAANYARVFSEQPFARFFFNSLTVSLLSTLLCIAVAVPAAYALARLQVWGRSVLLTAVVAFSMFPVVSLLVPLFRLFRGVDLLNSYPALILPYAALSLPVAILTLVAFFSAIPRDLEAAAMIDGTSRVGALWRVVLPLSAPGVVTAALLIFVNSWNEFLLALSFNTKLDMRTVSVGVTLYQGEFAFPWPLIAAAVVIATIPVVALIAIFQRRFVAGLTAGGVKA; encoded by the coding sequence ATGAGCGCGGAGGCAGCCACGCCCGCACGGCTGAGCCCGCTGGATCGGGCGGGCCGCGCCCTGGGCCTGAGCGCGCTGATCGTGGGCGGCTTCTTTCCCCTGGTGTGGATGGTGCTGACCAGCCTCAAGACCGAGGCCGAACTTCAGAAGTTCCCGGTCCAGTACCTGCCCGGCGCGCTGGACGCGGCCAACTACGCCCGCGTGTTCAGCGAGCAGCCCTTCGCGCGCTTCTTCTTCAATTCCCTGACCGTCAGCCTGCTGAGCACACTGCTGTGCATCGCGGTGGCGGTGCCGGCCGCCTACGCGCTGGCCCGCCTGCAGGTCTGGGGCCGCAGCGTGCTGCTGACCGCCGTGGTGGCCTTTTCGATGTTCCCGGTGGTCAGCCTGCTGGTGCCGCTGTTCCGGCTGTTCCGGGGCGTGGATCTGCTCAACAGCTACCCCGCGTTGATCCTGCCCTACGCCGCCCTGAGCCTGCCGGTGGCGATTCTGACCCTGGTGGCCTTTTTCAGCGCCATTCCGCGCGATCTGGAGGCGGCGGCCATGATCGATGGCACCTCCCGCGTGGGCGCCCTGTGGCGCGTGGTGCTGCCGCTGTCGGCGCCTGGCGTGGTCACGGCGGCCCTGCTGATCTTCGTGAACTCGTGGAACGAATTTCTGCTGGCCCTGAGTTTCAACACCAAGCTGGACATGCGAACGGTCAGCGTGGGCGTCACGCTGTATCAGGGCGAGTTCGCCTTTCCCTGGCCGCTGATCGCCGCCGCCGTGGTGATTGCCACCATTCCGGTGGTGGCGCTGATCGCCATCTTCCAGCGCCGCTTCGTGGCCGGACTGACGGCGGGGGGGGTGAAGGCGTAG
- a CDS encoding carbohydrate ABC transporter permease, giving the protein MTQKNIAAPLPRRRGRSRGEASEGRLAFWLLLPAAALLCGVLLFPMLTTVRDSFFFNKLTEPFNGQPFVGLKNYVQMFGDPRFGTALRNTLFFAVLTVGGSFLVGIPMALAAHTPSRVRGLARVALLLPWAMPPVMTGLIFAWLFNAQYGVFNDILVRLHVIQEPLLWLSTPGLAVLAMVVTIVWKTSSFVALIVLGGLQGIPRELTEAAEVDGATRVQSFFRIILPLLAPSLAVAFIFRSISAVQVFDIPYTFIQQAPAQGLLETLGVYIYRTSIEFLDFGYAATLSVALFAVSLAVTAIYIRFVRDGAST; this is encoded by the coding sequence ATGACCCAGAAGAACATCGCCGCCCCGCTGCCCCGGCGCCGGGGGCGTAGCCGGGGCGAGGCCAGCGAGGGACGGCTGGCATTCTGGCTGCTGCTGCCTGCTGCGGCGCTGCTGTGCGGCGTGCTGCTGTTTCCGATGTTGACCACCGTTCGCGACTCCTTTTTCTTCAACAAGCTGACTGAGCCGTTCAACGGTCAACCGTTCGTGGGCCTGAAGAACTACGTGCAGATGTTCGGTGATCCGCGTTTCGGCACGGCGCTGCGCAACACGCTGTTCTTCGCGGTGCTGACGGTGGGTGGCTCGTTCCTGGTGGGCATTCCGATGGCCCTGGCCGCCCACACGCCCAGCCGGGTGCGCGGGCTGGCGCGGGTGGCCCTGCTGCTGCCATGGGCCATGCCGCCGGTGATGACGGGCCTGATCTTCGCGTGGCTGTTCAACGCGCAGTACGGCGTGTTCAACGACATTCTGGTGCGGCTGCACGTCATTCAGGAGCCGCTGCTGTGGCTCAGCACGCCGGGGCTGGCCGTGCTGGCGATGGTGGTCACGATTGTCTGGAAGACCAGCTCCTTCGTGGCGCTGATCGTGCTGGGGGGCCTCCAGGGCATTCCGCGCGAACTCACCGAGGCGGCCGAGGTGGACGGTGCAACCCGCGTCCAGTCGTTCTTCCGCATCATCCTGCCGCTGCTGGCCCCCAGCCTGGCCGTCGCCTTTATTTTCCGCTCGATCAGCGCCGTGCAGGTGTTCGATATTCCGTACACCTTCATTCAGCAGGCGCCCGCGCAGGGGCTGCTGGAAACGCTGGGGGTCTACATCTACCGCACCAGCATCGAGTTTCTGGACTTCGGCTACGCGGCCACCCTGAGCGTGGCGCTGTTCGCGGTCAGCCTGGCCGTGACCGCCATCTACATCCGCTTCGTGCGGGATGGGGCCAGCACATGA
- a CDS encoding NUDIX hydrolase produces MNYVRDLRALIGHAPVNWVGVCALVLNAAGEVLLQRRTDTGGWGTLGGIAELGEALEDTLRRELWEEAKLTPLKADFLTVISGPQTYQKLPNGDEFYQVVAVYVVREWEGMPVPDGEEGTELHFFGLDHLPSPLGPVDGEALGLLQGGM; encoded by the coding sequence GTGAATTACGTCCGAGACTTGCGTGCGCTGATCGGTCACGCGCCCGTCAACTGGGTGGGCGTCTGTGCGCTGGTGCTGAACGCTGCTGGCGAAGTGCTCTTGCAGCGCCGCACCGACACTGGGGGGTGGGGCACCCTGGGCGGCATTGCTGAACTGGGCGAGGCCCTGGAAGACACCCTGCGCCGCGAGCTGTGGGAGGAGGCGAAGCTCACGCCTCTTAAAGCTGACTTCCTGACGGTCATCAGCGGGCCGCAGACCTATCAGAAACTCCCCAATGGCGACGAGTTCTATCAGGTGGTGGCCGTCTACGTGGTGCGCGAGTGGGAGGGCATGCCCGTTCCAGACGGCGAGGAAGGCACGGAACTCCACTTCTTCGGTCTGGATCATCTGCCCTCCCCGCTGGGGCCGGTGGATGGGGAGGCGCTGGGACTTTTGCAAGGAGGAATGTAA
- a CDS encoding LLM class flavin-dependent oxidoreductase — protein sequence MTQSSQSEFLWFLQLSRDGEFIGTKNKMPRRPTLPYLQSLISTAGEAGFDALLTATNYHSEHENYTAAVAALATTAATDPALLIAVRPGMFQPAMYAKMLATLQNLFPGRVRLNIVTGSSPAENAMYGDFEDHARRYERTREFIQILRQLWTQPPPQSFKSDIYAFDNAVLDPAPVQPIPIYFGGASPVAQGIAAELADVYLMWGEREDMIRERLAQMQALAGKTGRKLRYGLRTHVIVRETEAEARQAAERLISRVDPEVRAAFVASHAHVDGVGQQRQIDMVKNLDADLMVEPGLWAGVGMARSGVGVALIGDPGQVAAKIRRYEEMGFSSFIFSGYPHLEEARRFGELVMPLLKGGAEDSRAIYTDKVAPVA from the coding sequence ATGACCCAGTCCTCCCAGTCCGAATTCCTGTGGTTCCTGCAACTCTCGCGCGACGGCGAATTCATCGGCACCAAGAACAAGATGCCGCGCAGGCCCACACTGCCCTATCTGCAAAGCCTGATCAGCACGGCGGGCGAGGCGGGTTTCGATGCGCTGCTGACCGCCACCAATTATCACAGTGAACACGAGAACTACACGGCGGCGGTGGCGGCCCTGGCCACAACGGCGGCCACCGATCCGGCACTGCTCATCGCGGTGCGGCCCGGTATGTTCCAGCCGGCCATGTACGCCAAGATGCTCGCCACGCTGCAAAACCTGTTTCCGGGGCGCGTGCGGCTCAACATCGTGACCGGCAGCAGCCCCGCCGAGAACGCCATGTACGGCGACTTCGAGGACCACGCGCGGCGCTACGAACGCACCCGCGAATTTATCCAGATCCTGCGCCAGTTGTGGACTCAGCCCCCGCCCCAATCCTTTAAATCGGACATCTACGCCTTTGACAACGCGGTGCTCGATCCCGCGCCCGTGCAGCCCATCCCGATCTACTTTGGCGGCGCGTCCCCGGTGGCCCAGGGGATCGCCGCCGAGCTGGCCGACGTCTATCTGATGTGGGGCGAGCGCGAGGACATGATCCGGGAACGTCTGGCCCAGATGCAGGCATTGGCCGGAAAGACTGGGCGCAAATTGCGCTACGGCCTGCGTACCCACGTCATCGTGCGCGAAACGGAGGCCGAGGCGAGACAGGCTGCCGAGCGCCTGATCAGCCGCGTCGATCCAGAGGTGCGCGCCGCCTTCGTCGCCAGCCACGCCCACGTGGACGGGGTGGGCCAGCAGCGCCAGATCGACATGGTCAAGAATCTGGACGCCGATCTGATGGTGGAGCCCGGCTTGTGGGCCGGGGTGGGCATGGCCCGCAGCGGCGTGGGCGTGGCGCTGATCGGTGATCCTGGGCAGGTGGCCGCCAAGATTCGCCGCTACGAGGAGATGGGCTTTTCCTCGTTCATCTTCAGCGGCTACCCGCATCTGGAAGAGGCCCGCCGCTTCGGCGAACTGGTGATGCCGCTGCTCAAGGGCGGGGCCGAGGACAGCCGCGCGATCTACACGGATAAAGTGGCCCCGGTGGCCTGA
- a CDS encoding GNAT family N-acetyltransferase, translating to MNTDVLTRLAHAEATAHARYGRTGEVAQFGPLVAVHAGPNLPVDTAWHDGTHPFTAADLEAFEAFSVRYRQPATLHLLSAFAAPVLSLLRERGYGLEYVLHAYVHDLANLPEQPPIQIRAEEAGAWAALAARGFGPGAEEIMSVVAHAPGTRLFVAEMNGMPAATAALSVTGDVAAFHGTATFPEFRARGLQTALLAHRLQAASGAGADLASVFVTPGSGSERNVQRAGFRLVGARLTLTRQD from the coding sequence GTGAACACGGATGTCTTGACCCGGCTGGCCCACGCGGAAGCCACGGCGCACGCCCGCTATGGGCGAACAGGCGAGGTGGCGCAGTTCGGCCCGCTGGTGGCCGTCCACGCCGGGCCGAATCTGCCGGTGGACACGGCGTGGCACGACGGCACGCACCCCTTCACCGCCGCCGACCTGGAGGCGTTCGAGGCGTTCAGCGTCCGGTACCGGCAGCCCGCCACGCTGCACCTGCTCTCGGCCTTTGCCGCTCCGGTGTTGTCACTTCTCCGAGAACGGGGGTATGGGCTGGAGTATGTCCTGCACGCCTATGTTCACGATCTGGCGAATCTACCCGAGCAACCTCCGATTCAGATTCGCGCGGAGGAGGCCGGCGCCTGGGCCGCCCTGGCCGCGCGGGGGTTCGGGCCAGGGGCGGAAGAAATCATGTCGGTGGTGGCGCACGCGCCGGGAACGCGGCTGTTTGTGGCGGAGATGAACGGCATGCCCGCCGCCACCGCCGCCCTAAGCGTCACCGGGGACGTCGCCGCCTTTCACGGCACGGCCACGTTCCCTGAGTTTCGTGCGCGAGGACTCCAGACCGCGTTGCTGGCCCACCGCCTGCAGGCCGCCTCAGGGGCCGGAGCGGACCTCGCCAGCGTGTTCGTGACGCCGGGCAGTGGCAGCGAACGCAACGTGCAGCGGGCCGGCTTCCGGCTGGTGGGAGCGCGGCTGACGCTGACGCGGCAGGATTAA
- a CDS encoding ABC transporter substrate-binding protein yields the protein MRTRLVLSAALTVAAALSAGASAATTLNVFMGSQQRPEIFQPLFDRFEAANPDIKVKIETGGATSEAQNQYLTTVLAARDDTLDIFLIDVVRTATFAAAGWAEPLNGYISGVGSYLGSFLPGPVSAATYNGKLYAMPAFTDAQFLYYRKDLLAKYKLPVPKTWDELSATAAKIQKGEGGKMQGFNFQGAPIEGTVCNFLETLWTGGGDASNVNSAAGKQGLNFLVNSVKTKLSPAASAEIKTDDSRQQFQAGDVAMGLNWSYAWAHFQGNSPQPTTVKGNVGVAALPSFGKNPSATCTGGWEWGVNAYGTHKKEAVKLLQFMSSVSVQREMAVKGAYLPVRKSLYSDPAVLAANPHFKALYPVILKARPRPVTPNYPKVSEIIRNNVSAAVAGSKSVDAALSDMQRDLAPLLK from the coding sequence ATGCGTACCCGCCTCGTTCTGTCCGCCGCTCTTACGGTCGCCGCCGCCCTCTCGGCAGGGGCCAGCGCCGCCACCACCCTGAACGTCTTCATGGGCAGCCAGCAGCGCCCGGAGATCTTCCAGCCGCTGTTTGACCGCTTCGAGGCGGCCAACCCCGACATCAAGGTCAAGATCGAGACCGGCGGGGCCACCAGCGAGGCCCAGAACCAGTACCTGACCACGGTGCTGGCCGCGCGCGACGACACCCTGGACATCTTTCTGATCGACGTGGTGCGCACCGCCACCTTCGCCGCCGCCGGGTGGGCCGAACCGCTCAACGGGTACATCAGCGGCGTGGGCAGCTACCTGGGCAGCTTCCTGCCTGGCCCGGTCAGCGCCGCCACCTACAACGGCAAGCTGTACGCCATGCCCGCCTTTACCGACGCGCAGTTCCTGTATTACCGCAAGGATTTGCTTGCCAAGTACAAGCTGCCGGTGCCCAAGACCTGGGACGAACTGAGCGCCACCGCCGCAAAAATCCAGAAGGGCGAGGGCGGCAAGATGCAGGGCTTCAACTTCCAGGGCGCCCCCATCGAGGGCACCGTCTGCAACTTCCTGGAAACCCTGTGGACTGGTGGCGGCGACGCGAGCAACGTGAACAGCGCGGCCGGCAAGCAGGGGCTGAACTTTCTGGTGAACTCGGTCAAGACCAAACTGTCGCCTGCCGCCAGCGCCGAGATCAAGACCGACGACTCGCGGCAGCAGTTTCAGGCCGGGGACGTGGCGATGGGCCTGAACTGGAGCTACGCCTGGGCGCACTTCCAGGGCAACAGCCCGCAGCCCACCACCGTCAAGGGCAACGTGGGCGTGGCCGCCCTGCCCTCCTTCGGCAAGAACCCCAGCGCCACCTGCACCGGCGGCTGGGAGTGGGGCGTCAATGCCTACGGCACCCACAAGAAAGAGGCGGTCAAGCTGCTGCAATTCATGTCCAGCGTGAGCGTCCAGCGCGAGATGGCGGTCAAGGGCGCGTACCTGCCGGTGCGCAAGAGCCTGTACAGCGATCCCGCCGTGCTGGCCGCCAACCCGCATTTCAAGGCGCTATATCCGGTGATCCTCAAGGCCCGCCCGCGCCCGGTCACGCCCAACTACCCCAAGGTCAGCGAGATCATCCGCAACAACGTGTCGGCCGCCGTGGCGGGCAGCAAGAGCGTGGACGCCGCCCTGAGCGATATGCAGCGCGATCTGGCCCCGCTGCTGAAGTAG
- a CDS encoding M3 family oligoendopeptidase, translating into MTSTAPQAEMPRWRTDDLYASLSDPKLEQALEGLGADIGRLEALFGELEVGKGGPAPTPATLGRVLKAMNALGNTSGPIGAYLNAFVTTDSRDELAQGRMAAFTTLTLPLGPLRSRLTAWLGGLSDAQLSDLLAASETARAHEHFLRRAVKLARHQMSPPEEDLAARLRPSGAGGWAKLQGNVSSQLKGEFRGEPLPVTALRALASDADEAVRRDAFEAEIAAWKSSEVVFAACLNGVKGEEGTLARRRGFEDAVAPSLLTHGIDRQTLDAMQGAVVRSFPDFRRYFAAKARALGKPKLDWWDILAPLGHSETEWTYGAGTEFVERQFRSYSEQLGDFAAEAFEGEWVDAGPREGKRSGAFCMRWTRGKSRILMNHAPSLDSVSTLAHELGHGYHNARLAGAEPLQRETPMTLAETASIFCETVVQNAALEGATGPERLYVLETSLMGHAQVVVDIHSRFLFERAVFERREKGDLNPQEFGELMTWAQRETYGDVLNTLHPYMWAVKPHYYSLAFYNYPYTFGLLFGLGLYAQYVAAREAGIEADFQARYDELLASTGQEGPLTLAARFGIDLHAPDFWEGSLDVIRRQIESYVEAVG; encoded by the coding sequence ATGACTTCCACCGCACCCCAGGCTGAAATGCCCCGCTGGCGCACCGACGATCTGTACGCCAGCCTGAGTGACCCGAAACTGGAACAGGCTCTGGAGGGCCTGGGCGCCGACATCGGCCGGCTGGAGGCCCTGTTCGGGGAGCTGGAGGTGGGCAAGGGCGGCCCCGCCCCCACCCCCGCAACGCTGGGACGCGTGCTGAAGGCCATGAACGCCCTGGGCAACACCTCCGGCCCCATCGGCGCGTACCTGAACGCCTTCGTGACCACCGACAGCCGCGACGAGCTGGCGCAGGGCCGCATGGCCGCGTTCACCACCCTGACGCTGCCGCTGGGGCCGCTGCGCTCGCGCCTGACCGCGTGGCTGGGCGGCCTGAGCGACGCACAGCTCTCGGACTTGCTGGCGGCTTCCGAGACAGCGCGGGCGCACGAGCACTTTCTGCGCCGCGCCGTGAAGCTGGCCCGCCACCAGATGTCGCCGCCCGAGGAGGATCTGGCCGCCCGCCTGCGTCCCAGCGGGGCCGGGGGCTGGGCCAAGTTGCAGGGCAACGTGAGCAGCCAGCTGAAAGGCGAGTTCCGGGGCGAGCCATTGCCGGTGACTGCTCTGCGCGCCCTCGCCAGCGACGCGGATGAAGCGGTGCGCCGCGACGCCTTCGAGGCCGAGATCGCCGCGTGGAAATCCTCGGAAGTGGTCTTCGCGGCCTGCCTGAACGGCGTCAAGGGCGAGGAGGGCACGCTGGCCCGCCGACGCGGCTTCGAGGACGCGGTGGCCCCCAGCCTGCTGACGCACGGCATCGACCGCCAGACGCTGGACGCCATGCAGGGCGCAGTGGTGCGCTCCTTCCCCGACTTCCGGCGTTACTTTGCCGCCAAGGCGCGGGCGCTGGGCAAACCAAAGCTGGACTGGTGGGACATCCTGGCCCCGCTGGGCCACAGCGAGACCGAGTGGACGTACGGGGCGGGCACCGAATTCGTGGAGCGGCAGTTCCGGAGCTACTCCGAACAGTTGGGCGACTTTGCCGCCGAGGCCTTTGAAGGTGAGTGGGTGGACGCCGGCCCACGCGAGGGCAAACGCAGCGGCGCGTTTTGCATGCGCTGGACGCGCGGCAAGAGCCGCATCCTGATGAACCACGCCCCCAGCCTGGACAGCGTGTCCACGCTGGCGCACGAGCTGGGCCACGGCTACCACAACGCCCGTCTGGCCGGTGCCGAGCCGTTGCAACGCGAGACGCCCATGACGCTGGCCGAGACCGCCTCCATCTTCTGCGAGACGGTGGTGCAGAACGCCGCGCTGGAAGGCGCCACCGGCCCCGAACGCCTGTACGTGCTGGAAACCTCGCTGATGGGCCACGCGCAGGTGGTGGTGGACATCCACAGCCGCTTCCTGTTCGAGCGGGCGGTGTTCGAGCGCCGGGAGAAGGGGGATCTGAACCCGCAGGAGTTTGGCGAGCTGATGACCTGGGCACAGCGCGAAACCTACGGCGACGTGCTGAACACCCTGCACCCGTACATGTGGGCGGTCAAGCCGCATTACTACAGCCTGGCGTTCTACAACTACCCGTACACCTTCGGCCTGCTGTTCGGCCTGGGCCTGTACGCGCAGTACGTGGCGGCGCGCGAGGCCGGCATCGAGGCCGACTTCCAGGCCCGCTACGACGAACTGCTGGCCTCCACCGGACAGGAGGGTCCCCTGACCCTGGCTGCCCGCTTTGGCATTGACCTGCACGCCCCCGATTTCTGGGAGGGCAGCCTGGACGTAATCCGCCGGCAGATTGAGTCGTATGTGGAGGCGGTGGGGTGA
- a CDS encoding P1 family peptidase, whose translation MTLTAIPGFRVGHWTDAVGQTGCTVILCPGAGAVASASFLGPSPATREGVLLSPEKKVERVHALLLTGGSAFGLAAASGVVRVLEERGVGHQTPFARVPLVPAAVVYDLGVGDPLARPGEREGEAAARAASSEPVPRGRVGAGTGTTAGKYLGGPGAVPGGLGSAMLERYGVSVGALAVVNPIGDVLDERGGVLAGPGTGPGAVSFAPGDVENTTLVAVVTEHTLSKADCRRLADAAQAALGRVIHPSHTYWDGDAAFMLSSCAKPPADPLLLGALVQEAVCAAVRDAVRQANGLGV comes from the coding sequence GTGACCCTGACGGCCATTCCCGGCTTTCGGGTGGGTCACTGGACAGACGCGGTGGGCCAGACCGGCTGCACCGTGATCCTGTGCCCGGGCGCGGGCGCGGTGGCCTCCGCGTCGTTCCTGGGGCCGAGTCCGGCGACGCGCGAGGGCGTGCTGCTGTCGCCCGAGAAGAAGGTGGAGCGCGTTCACGCCCTGCTGCTGACGGGCGGAAGCGCCTTCGGGCTGGCGGCGGCGTCGGGCGTGGTGCGCGTGCTGGAGGAGCGCGGTGTGGGCCACCAGACGCCGTTTGCGCGCGTGCCGCTCGTGCCGGCGGCGGTGGTGTATGACCTGGGGGTGGGCGATCCGCTGGCGCGTCCGGGGGAGCGGGAGGGCGAGGCGGCGGCGCGGGCGGCCTCCTCCGAACCCGTGCCGCGCGGCCGGGTGGGCGCTGGAACCGGCACGACGGCGGGCAAGTACCTGGGTGGCCCCGGCGCGGTGCCCGGCGGTCTGGGCAGCGCCATGCTGGAGCGTTACGGCGTCTCGGTGGGGGCGCTGGCGGTGGTCAATCCGATCGGCGACGTGCTGGACGAACGCGGCGGCGTGCTGGCCGGGCCGGGCACGGGGCCGGGGGCGGTGTCGTTTGCCCCTGGCGACGTGGAGAACACCACCCTGGTGGCCGTCGTGACCGAGCACACGCTAAGCAAGGCCGACTGCCGCCGTCTGGCCGACGCCGCGCAAGCCGCGCTGGGCCGCGTGATCCACCCCAGTCATACCTACTGGGACGGGGACGCCGCGTTCATGCTCAGCAGTTGCGCGAAACCGCCCGCCGATCCCTTGCTGCTGGGCGCGCTGGTGCAGGAGGCCGTCTGCGCGGCGGTGCGCGACGCGGTGCGGCAGGCTAACGGTCTGGGTGTGTAA